The Nicotiana tabacum cultivar K326 chromosome 14, ASM71507v2, whole genome shotgun sequence genome contains a region encoding:
- the LOC107798866 gene encoding deacetoxyvindoline 4-hydroxylase-like, producing MSSTEESQAELTIDYDRLNDLKAFDDTKAGVKGLVDAGIVEIPRIFIRPCDELAEELNLCKSTLKVPVVDLSGIEVEDRRKKVVDETREASEKWGFFQLINHGIPSSVLEGMIDGTRKFHEQDVELKKEYYSRDRTTRRVRYETDLHLYNSKTANWRDTLNISMIVTGHIEPEEIPTACREAFLEFMNHVRKLGETLLSLLSEALGLKPDHLNAMECAKGQTLVCHYYPACPQPELTIGTDKHTDPDFLTILLQDQSGGLQVVHNNQWVDVEPIEQGLVVNIGDFLQILSNDKFVSVNHRVLANQIGPRISVACFFTGVFTPPKMYGPIKELITDEKPAVYKEFLVIDYITEFFSRPLNKSGLDLLRL from the exons atgTCCAGCACTGAAGAGTCTCAAGCTGAACTGACAATAGATTATGATCGATTGAACGATTTAAAGGCTTTCGATGATACAAAAGCTGGCGTTAAGGGACTAGTTGATGCTGGAATTGTGGAAATTCCAAGAATTTTTATTAGGCCATGTGATGAACTTGCTGAGGAGTTGAATTTGTGCAAATCAACTCTAAAAGTTCCAGTGGTGGATCTCAGTGGTATAGAAGTCGAAGATCGACGTAAAAAAGTTGTTGATGAAACAAGGGAAGCGTCAGAGAAGTGGGGATTTTTCCAACTGATAAATCATGGTATTCCTTCGAGTGTTTTGGAAGGAATGATTGATGGGACTCGTAAATTTCATGAACAAGATGTTGAACTAAAGAAAGAGTACTATTCGCGTGATCGAACAACAAGAAGAGTTAGATATGAGACTGATCTTCATCTATACAATTCAAAGACAGCAAACTGGAGGGATACATTGAACATTTCTATGATAGTTACTGGTCATATTGAACCTGAAGAAATACCGACAGCTTGCAG GGAAGCATTCCTTGAGTTCATGAATCATGTCAGAAAACTAGGAGAAACTCTTCTTAGCTTACTATCAGAAGCTCTTGGGCTAAAACCGGACCACTTAAATGCCATGGAATGTGCCAAGGGACAAACATTGGTATGCCATTACTACCCGGCATGCCCACAGCCGGAGCTAACTATTGGTACCGATAAACACACAGATCCTGATTTTCTTACCATTCTGCTTCAAGATCAAAGCGGTGGCCTTCAAGTCGTGCATAATAACCAGTGGGTCGATGTTGAACCGATTGAACAAGGTTTGGTTGTTAATATTGGTGACTTTCTTCAG ATACTATCAAATGACAAGTTTGTAAGTGTGAATCATAGAGTTTTAGCAAATCAGATAGGACCAAGGATTTCAGTGGCGTGCTTCTTCACTGGTGTTTTTACACCTCCAAAGATGTATGGTCCAATCAAAGAGCTTATAACCGACGAAAAACCTGCAGTATATAAAGAATTTCTTGTAATTGATTACATCACTGAGTTTTTCTCCAGGCCACTAAATAAGTCTGGTCTTGATCTTTTAAGACTGTGA
- the LOC107798865 gene encoding alkane hydroxylase MAH1-like, translating into MGILEYSLTLVIIYIVLILYLTYSILLIYLRGITWSKKPVTPTNWPLIGMLPGLLRNTHRLHEFVTEILIESEGIFEFKGPVFSNLNMLFSSDPVNLHHMLSKNFNNYPKGSEYKKMFDIMGDGIFNVDNELWEVQRKITISIMSHPKFLSCLERNVWDKVVKGLQPVLDNFAKQGSCFDLQDIFQRFTFDTISKLLLDHDPGSLSIDLPTDSLFKNAFQDAGDAILYRHIMPESCWKLQKWLRVGKEKKLSQAWKAFDQLIYSCISRKQEEMLRRSGFIEEEDEDFDFLTACMKAYNSLFMKNIVDTDLENNNAKQFLRDTCMNLMFAGKDTTSSALTWFFWLLAKNPSVQTTIRDEIQEILQLKEDENLRFFNVQESRELVYLHGALCESLRLFPPIPLEHKIATETDILPSGHHLCPGKRVILSFYTMGRMETLWGNDCLDFKPERWISGGRGKIKHEPSFKFPVFNAGPRTCLGKDISFFQMKMVAATIIFNYQVQLVEGQHLDFPSASILLQLKMKHGLKVRLIQRSSL; encoded by the coding sequence ATGGGTATCCTTGAATACTCACTTACTCTTGTCATTATATATATAGTACTGATCTTGTATTTAACTTATTCTATACTATTAATCTATCTTAGAGGTATTACATGGTCCAAAAAACCAGTCACACCAACAAATTGGCCTCTCATAGGAATGTTACCAGGGCTTCTTCGGAATACTCATCGTCTCCATGAATTTGTTACAGAGATCCTTATCGAAAGTGAAGGAATTTTTGAGTTCAAAGGGCCTGTTTTCTCCAACTTAAACATGTTGTTCAGCAGCGATCCGGTTAACCTCCACCATATGCTAAGTAAAAACTTCAACAACTATCCTAAAGGTTCCGAATATAAGAAAATGTTTGACATTATGGGAGATGGAATTTTCAATGTGGATAACGAATTATGGGAAGTTCAGAGGAAGATCACTATTTCCATAATGAGCCATCCCAAGTTCCTTAGTTGCCTAGAGAGGAATGTGTGGGACAAGGTTGTAAAAGGACTGCAACCAGTTCTTGACAATTTCGCTAAACAAGGATCCTGTTTTGATTTGCAAGATATTTTTCAGAGATTCACTTTTGACACTATCAGCAAATTGTTACTTGACCATGATCCAGGTAGCTTgtccattgatttacctactgATTCTCTATTTAAAAATGCATTCCAGGACGCCGGGGATGCCATTCTGTACAGACATATAATGCCTGAAAGCTGTTGGAAATTGCAAAAATGGCTCCGCGTTGGTAAAGAGAAAAAGCTAAGTCAAGCTTGGAAGGCTTTTGATCAGCTCATATATTCTTGTATTTCAAGAAAGCAAGAAGAGATGCTAAGAAGATCAGGTTTTatcgaagaagaagatgaggattTCGACTTCCTGACTGCCTGTATGAAAGCATACAACAGtctttttatgaagaatattGTTGATACAGATTTGGAAAATAATAATGCAAAACAATTTCTCAGGGATACTTGCATGAATTTGATGTTTGCTGGGAAAGACACCACAAGTTCAGCTCTCACTTGGTTTTTCTGGCTCCTTGCTAAAAATCCCTCGGTACAAACAACAATCAGGGATGAGATTCAAGAAATATTGCAGCTCAAAGAAGATGAAAATCTTAGGTTTTTCAACGTACAAGAATCGCGTGAACTGGTTTATCTACATGGTGCATTGTGTGAATCTCTTAGGTTGTTCCCACCAATTCCTTTGGAGCACAAAATTGCAACTGAAACTGACATCCTTCCTAGTGGTCATCATCTGTGTCCTGGCAAAAGAGTGATACTATCATTTTATACAATGGGAAGGATGGAAACACTATGGGGAAATGATTGCTTGGATTTCAAGCCTGAGAGGTGGATTTCTGGTGGCCGAGGAAAGATCAAACACGAGCCATCGTTCAAATTTCCAGTGTTTAATGCTGGTCCAAGGACTTGTTTAGGAAAGGACATCTCATTTTTTCAGATGAAAATGGTTGCAGCTACCATTATATTCAACTACCAAGTCCAACTAGTGGAAGGTCAACATCTCGATTTTCCAAGTGCTTCTATtctccttcaacttaaaatgaAACATGGTTTGAAGGTCAGGCTCATTCAAAGAAGCAGCCTGTGA
- the LOC107798869 gene encoding 1-aminocyclopropane-1-carboxylate oxidase homolog 1: MSSLLTLTNLSVKKSLVFFKLRTIMSCAEEFQAELTMDYDRSKEIKAFDDTKAGVKGLVDSGILNIPRMFIRPTQELVEELNQCKSTLKIPVVDLSGIEVEDRRKKIVDEIREASEKWGFFQLINHGVPSSVLEGMIDGIRKFHEQDVELKKEYYSRDRITRRVRYESNFDLYQSKTANWRDTLNFSRLVCGHIEPEQIPAICRKTSLEYINHVIKLGETLFDLLSEALGLKPDHLKAMECANGQALACHYYPTCPQPELTLGADKHTDPAFLTILLQDQSGGFQVMHNNQWVDVEPIERGLVVNIGDLLQILSNDKFISVNHRVVANEVGPRMSVACFFTGVFEPAKMYGPVKELISEENPPLYTEFTVSDYISKFFSRPLDTSGLDLFRL; this comes from the exons ATGAGCAGCCTGTTGACCTTAACTAACTTATCTGTTAAGAAAAGTTTAGTTTTCTTTAAACTAAGAACAATTATGTCCTGCGCTGAAGAATTTCAAGCTGAATTGACAATGGATTATGATAGATCTAAGGAGATAAAGGCTTTTGATGATACAAAAGCTGGTGTTAAAGGACTAGTTGATTCTGGAATTTTGAACATACCAAGAATGTTCATTAGGCCAACTCAAGAACTTGTTGAAGAGTTGAATCAGTGTAAGTCAACTCTAAAGATTCCAGTGGTAGATCTCAGTGGCATAGAAGTTGAAGATCGACGTAAGAAGATTGTTGATGAAATAAGAGAAGCATCAGAAAAATGGGGATTTTTCCAACTGATAAATCATGGTGTTCCTTCAAGTGTTTTGGAAGGAATGATTGATGGGATTCGTAAATTTCATGAACAAGATGTTGAGTTAAAGAAAGAGTACTATTCGCGTGATCGAATAACAAGAAGAGTTAGATATGAGAGCAATTTTGATTTGTATCAATCAAAGACTGCAAACTGGAGGGATACGTTGAACTTTTCAAGGCTAGTTTGTGGTCACATTGAACCTGAACAAATACCAGCAATTTGCAG GAAAACATCTCTTGAGTACATAAATCATGTCATAAAACTAGGGGAAACTCTTTTTGACTTACTGTCAGAAGCTCTTGGGCTAAAACCAGACCACTTGAAAGCCATGGAATGTGCCAATGGACAAGCATTGGCATGTCATTACTACCCAACATGCCCACAACCAGAGCTAACTCTTGGCGCCGATAAGCATACAGATCCTGCTTTCCTCACCATTCTGCTTCAAGATCAAAGTGGTGGCTTTCAAGTCATGCATAATAACCAATGGGTTGATGTTGAACCGATTGAACGAGGTTTGGTTGTTAATATTGGTGACCTTCTTCAG ATACTATCAAATGACAAGTTTATAAGTGTGAATCATAGAGTTGTAGCGAATGAGGTAGGACCAAGAATGTCAGTGGCATGCTTCTTCACTGGTGTTTTTGAACCTGCAAAGATGTATGGCCCAGTCAAAGAGCTCATATCAGAAGAAAATCCCCCTCTTTATACAGAATTTACAGTAAGCGATTACATCAGTAAGTTTTTCTCGAGACCACTTGATACGTCTGGTCTTGACCTGTTCAGACTCTAA